A segment of the Desulfitobacterium dehalogenans ATCC 51507 genome:
TGGCGGGCCACGACACCAGGCTTAATACTGTATTTAGCAACAATGTCCATAAAAGGTTTCGGCTGCATGACCAGCATTCTCGCTAAATTACCTACTTCCACAGGCTTTCCGTCATAACGTGGCGCTTTTACAAAGGAATAGGCATCTTTTCGTTTGATATCGGGTACGGTATCCGAATCATAGGGATGATCCCCTTTGGGGCTATCTTTGTACCAGGCATAGGTCACTCCTTCCGTAACCTTGCTCTGATCCACTGCCATTACCTTGCTTAAGTCACCATCCATAATCACTCCAGCCGGCAAGAAGAAGTTCTTTTTCTCATCATCAAGGCCAAAGCCGCCAAAGGAGAGGAAGTTGTTATACCCACCGCCAACTCCTGCCTGAGCAAGGGGAAGCAGCGGCCCCGTCCCGAAGGTCAGAACATCCTGCAAATAGACATTCTCAAGAAAATCGATCTGCTCCAATAAAAGAGAGCGGTATTGCTCTACAACTTCAATATTAGGAAGCATGGTTACGCCACCCACAACGATGGAAGATTGGTGGGGCTGTTTTCCGGCAAAAAGGGCCGACATCTTCTTGGCTTTGGCCTGCATATCCAGAGCTTTTAAGTAATGGGAAACCGCAAGGGTAACCAATTCAGGATCGTTGACGCAGTACTCATCGGGCTCGTAGCGAGGAGTTAACGGAGCGGTATCGCCTGCGGCGATTAACTTGCCTATTTTCTCCTTAACCCGCAGCAAGCCAGGATCTTGTCCCTGGTATTTGGCCACAGCCGTAATATCCAAAAAGTCTAAGGCGCTGAGATGATAAAAGTGCAGTGCCGCATCATGAAGCCACATGGCGGAGGTGATTAGGTTCCGGATGATCCGACCGCCGGCAGGTACCTTCGCGCCAAAGGCATCATCCAGACAGAGGGAAGATGCCCAACCATGAGCACTGGCACAAACACCGCAGGTTCTTTCCGTAACATAGGTGGCATCCCGGGGATCCCGGCCTTTTAACAGCGGTTCAAACCCGCGAAACATGGTCCCGATGGATCGGGCATCCGTAACCACCCCATTGGTAACTTCTACTTCTACTTTTAAGTGACCCTCGATTCGAGTCACGGGATCGATAACTACTTTACCCATCTCTTAGTCCTCCTTCTTCTGCTCCGAGTCGTTATTTTTTAGTCTGCCGCTGGCAACCGTGGCAATCAGGTGTGCTCCCAGCCCTACGACAGTTGCCCCACCCACAACTTTTCCAACGGTATCAGCATGAATCTGACCGAGTCCGGGCAAGGAGAAGTTTTCTTGTTTGGCGTAGAGAGGACTGAATTGTCCATAGAAACCAAATTCAGAACATCCGGAACAAGGAGAACCGGCGTTAATGCAGAAATTCGCATTATCATTCCACCAGACTTGAGCACAGTCGGTATAGGTTTTCGGTCCCTTACAGCCCATCAGCAGCAAGCAATAATCCTTTTGAGCAGGATCATTCCAGTCAGACAGGTAATTGCCGGCTTCAAACTGACCACGGCGGGGACAGTTGTCATGAAGCAGCTTTCCGTAGTAAATCAGGGGACGGGCTTGCTCATCAAGTTCAGGAACGGCGTTGAAAGTTAGATAATAAACTATGGTTCCGATCAGGGTGTTAGGTTTAACCGGACAACAGGGAAGATTAATCACAGGAGTAGCTATATTGTTTTTCTGCAAAAGCTCTCTGACCCCAATGGGCTTAATCTCACATGCACCAGGGATCCCAGCTCCGTCGGTGGCGCAGCTTCCAATCGCTATAACTGCCTGGGCTTTTGCAGCAGCTTCTAAAACGGTCTCTCTGAAGGGCCTTCCCCCCACCATGCAGTAAAAGTCTGTTTCTTCCGATGCCGGAACGGACCCTTCCACGACAAGCACAAACTTCTCATCAAGAGTATCTTGATAAGCTTGTTCTGCTACATGGCCGGATGCGGCCATAATGGTCTCATGGTATCGAATGGAAAGAGTATCAAGTACTAATGATTCGATACTGGGATTAAGAGTTGCCAGTAAAGATTCACTGCAGCCAGTACATTCCATACCATGCAGCCAAATGACAGGGGGTTTTTCCATTGCTGCTTCCACAGCTTTTGCCGCTTGTGGAGTCAGGACCTCGGGTAGGCCAAGAGCAGCGGTTGTAGCAGCCATGAGCTTCATGAAGTCACGACGACTGATTCCACGGGCTTGAAGAAAATCTAATCTTCCCATAACAATACCTCCATTACCTTATAGACCTTTGAATCTGTAAGGTTTCTAATCTATAAAAATCTATATTCGGTATTCCCAAATAAAATCCTGCAAAATTTCCTATAATTTTTAGATTTTTCAGACTATGTTAAAATATTCACTAAAATTTGCATGTTCTTTCACGAACATTTCTAAAGTTCATGTCGTTTTTAATTAGAAAAAAATGAGGGTATCTCATTTTTTGAAATACCCTCATCTGCGTTGGTATCTAGAATAATGAATCTTCTGCCCATTTCGTTCTTTCCGCTGTTGAGCTCTCTCTCTTCTCCGTTCAGCATGTTTTCTTTGCTGTACCGCCCCATAAAGTACAACCCCGCTCACCATAAGCCCCAAACCAGTGAATAAAGCATAGGACTTCTTTTCCACAGGGGTTTCCGTTATGATACTCCGATCCGCAGCTAAAGGAACGACTCTTAAGCGTTCTTCTTCTTCCCATACTTCAAGGTGAGTAAGGACTTGTCCGGCTGCGACGTCTGTAAGTTCCCCACGTATGGGCAAAACGTTGATTCGCGGCTGTGCTAAGGCCTTGTCCCTTTTTTGCGTAATCCAAAGGGCTTGATCTGTCAGGAGATTAATCTGCTGACCTTGAATTTCGATCTGACCTAAGGAATCCCCTATCCCCTTATAGAGGGTATTCTCAAACTGTTCAAATCCATAATCCAATAATGCCTGCATATCTGTATAGATTTCACGGCCGGGAGATTTTAGGATGACGCCAATTACATCACGGCCATCCCGGGATGCGGAGGCGACTAAACAATTTTTGGCAACAGAGGTATATCCCGTTTTCATTCCTGTAATCCCATCATCACGCCAAAGGAGCTTATTTTCATTGATCATTTCGATGGGTACATTTTCTTTTTCTCTCGGGATAACATGGGATTTGGTTTTTATATACTCTCTAAACTTTGGATTGGCGTAAGCAGCCTGGGCGATGCGGGCAAGATCGTGGGCTGTGGTTAAATGCCCCTCTTCATTCAACCCGCTGGGATTCTTAAATGTGGTATGTTTCAATCCTAAATCTGCGGCCCTCTGATTCATTAAGCTCACAAAATCAGGCATATTTCCACTAATATGCTCAGCTATGGCTACTGCGGCATCGTTGGCTGAATTAAGCAGGAGGGCGTAAAGCATATCTTCTAAAGAAAGCTGTTCTCCAGGTTCCAGATAAATCCGTGTCCCATAAACCGTGTTATAATCCAACATGGTTTCGCTGGCAGTAACGATATCCTCCGGATTCCCCAACTCAATCCCCAAAAGTCCTGTCATGATTTTAGTGGTACTGGCAGGGGCCATAAGCTGGTCCCCATTCTTGCTGTACAGTGTCTGTCCTGATTGCACAT
Coding sequences within it:
- a CDS encoding D-alanyl-D-alanine carboxypeptidase family protein; its protein translation is MKRIIALITLLLYFFIFVPTLSAAPETNQETAPPEISGEAAYLIDVQSGQTLYSKNGDQLMAPASTTKIMTGLLGIELGNPEDIVTASETMLDYNTVYGTRIYLEPGEQLSLEDMLYALLLNSANDAAVAIAEHISGNMPDFVSLMNQRAADLGLKHTTFKNPSGLNEEGHLTTAHDLARIAQAAYANPKFREYIKTKSHVIPREKENVPIEMINENKLLWRDDGITGMKTGYTSVAKNCLVASASRDGRDVIGVILKSPGREIYTDMQALLDYGFEQFENTLYKGIGDSLGQIEIQGQQINLLTDQALWITQKRDKALAQPRINVLPIRGELTDVAAGQVLTHLEVWEEEERLRVVPLAADRSIITETPVEKKSYALFTGLGLMVSGVVLYGAVQQRKHAERRRERAQQRKERNGQKIHYSRYQRR
- a CDS encoding hydrogenase small subunit, with amino-acid sequence MGRLDFLQARGISRRDFMKLMAATTAALGLPEVLTPQAAKAVEAAMEKPPVIWLHGMECTGCSESLLATLNPSIESLVLDTLSIRYHETIMAASGHVAEQAYQDTLDEKFVLVVEGSVPASEETDFYCMVGGRPFRETVLEAAAKAQAVIAIGSCATDGAGIPGACEIKPIGVRELLQKNNIATPVINLPCCPVKPNTLIGTIVYYLTFNAVPELDEQARPLIYYGKLLHDNCPRRGQFEAGNYLSDWNDPAQKDYCLLLMGCKGPKTYTDCAQVWWNDNANFCINAGSPCSGCSEFGFYGQFSPLYAKQENFSLPGLGQIHADTVGKVVGGATVVGLGAHLIATVASGRLKNNDSEQKKED
- a CDS encoding nickel-dependent hydrogenase large subunit — translated: MGKVVIDPVTRIEGHLKVEVEVTNGVVTDARSIGTMFRGFEPLLKGRDPRDATYVTERTCGVCASAHGWASSLCLDDAFGAKVPAGGRIIRNLITSAMWLHDAALHFYHLSALDFLDITAVAKYQGQDPGLLRVKEKIGKLIAAGDTAPLTPRYEPDEYCVNDPELVTLAVSHYLKALDMQAKAKKMSALFAGKQPHQSSIVVGGVTMLPNIEVVEQYRSLLLEQIDFLENVYLQDVLTFGTGPLLPLAQAGVGGGYNNFLSFGGFGLDDEKKNFFLPAGVIMDGDLSKVMAVDQSKVTEGVTYAWYKDSPKGDHPYDSDTVPDIKRKDAYSFVKAPRYDGKPVEVGNLARMLVMQPKPFMDIVAKYSIKPGVVARHAARAYEAVILAKEMLNWCNALEAEIGKGLRIHDTEHWNPPATGQGVGLTEVPRGALGHWIKIKDHKTENYQMVVPTTWNFSPKDAQGNYGPLEKALIGVPVPDENNPINIVRVVRSLNPCLACAIHLIDPQTNEIHKFKIS